The Anoxybacillus amylolyticus DNA segment CGTAAAAAAAGTCGCCGAGTTTGGTGATTCGGATGCTGTGAAGTTAGGAGAGCCAGTTATTGCAATTGGGAATCCGCTTGGGTTACAATTTGCTGGGTCAGTAACGCAAGGAATTATTTCAGGAAAAAATCGCACGATTGAAGTCGATTTAGACCAAGACGGATTGCCCGATTGGAATGCCGAAGTATTACAAACCGATGCGGCAATTAACCCTGGAAATAGTGGTGGTGCATTAGTAAATATTGAAGGGCAAGTGATTGGCATTAATTCGATGAAAATTGCCCAAGAAGCTGTGGAAGGAATCGGTTTTTCGATTCCCATTAACTCGGCAAGACCGATTATTGCTGATTTAGAAAAGTACGGGCAAGTTCGCCGACCATATATAGGGGTAGAACTCCGGTCATTAAGTGATATTTCATCGTATCACTTGCAAGAAACGCTGCATTTGCCGCCAAACGTGACGGAAGGGGTTGCGATTATTCAAGTGGTGCCGAGATCGCCAGCAGCACAAGCAGGGTTGCGCCAATTCGATGTCATTGTCGCGTTAGATGGGAAAAAAATTACGAACGTGTTAGACTTACGGAAATATTTATATACGAAAAAGACAATTGGCGATGACTTGACAGTCACGTTTTACCGCGATGGGAAAAAGGCGACGGTGACGGTACGGTTGACGAAAGAATCATTTTAACGAAACTTCTCGTTGCAAGAAGACAGGCTGATTGTGGATAAAAAACAAGGAGCGAAAACAACGCTCCTGTTTTCTTTGTCCACAAGTGGATAAGGGGGGAGAAAATGCATTGTTGTTTAGAACATGTGGAGTTAGCGATTGATATGTATGTGGATAACGAAGAACGGGCGCCACAAATTATAGCAATACCTGTGGATAAACAAACGAAATTATGTGAATTTTGTGCGAAACAAGCAGAATATATAGTAGGGAACGAATGTTTTTAGCGCAATATGCGGACGTATCATGTGTATATGTGGATAAGTATTGTTGATAACTTGTTTGTAAAGTGGGGATGTTATGTGAATATAATGGTTTTAACTGTTGGCAAGTTAAAAGAAAAATATTTAAAGCAAGCAATCGACGAATATGTAAAGCGGTTATCGACGTATGCGAAAATAGAGATAATGGAGGTTGCGGATGAAAAAGCACCTGATCATTTAAGCCGTCAAGAGATGGAGCAAATAAAAGCGAAAGAAGGCGAGCGCCTTTTAGCAAGAATTCCTCATGATGCATATGTGATCGCATTAGCCATTGAGGGAACGATGAAGTCTTCGGAGCAATTTGCCGAAAGTTTAGATAAGCTTGCGACTTACGGCAAAAGCAAAGTCGTCTTTATCATCGGCGGCTCGCTCGGTCTCCACCGCCAAGTAATACAGCGCGCCGATGAACTACTCTCCTTTTCTAAAATGACGTTCCCGCACCAGCTCATGCGCTTAATCCTTTTAGAACAAATTTACCGCGCATTTCGGATCAATCGAGGTGAACCGTATCATCGCTAAAGGTAAAATAGGGGTGCCCTTCAGTAAACTCTCTGAGGGCACCAGTTCATACCCGGATACTTTGAGGTGGCTCAGGCGGTCTTTGAATTCATGGTAAAGCATATCAATTAGATCGAAGATGTTCTGAGAAGCGGCGTCAGTAAAATCAAAACTGTATATGATTTTCTCAATACGACGTCCGATACCGCGCGGAGCATCTTTACTTATTTGGATTTCCTTAATTACGAGACGCAGTAGGGCTTTTTTATGATCAGCGTCTACAACAGACAACGTTTGATGTAGATCTGTTAAAAGAGTTCGCAGTGCCTCGTAATCAATTGGTGTTGTATCTGCCTTGGTTAATGAAGTATCGAGCTGAGTGAGCTGATGCTCGAATTGATTTTTGTCTTCCTCAAGTTGATTGAGTTTGGGGGTAAGAATCGTTTTTGATATGGTGCCATCCAATAATTCCTCTACAAGTCTATTGATCTTCGATTCGCATTGTTTGATCTTTGATTGAATCATAGCTTTTTCTTCAAGAACAGGCTGTATGGCATTGATCCGCTGTTCGTTGATCATTGCAAGTAAATGTTGGAGCTCTCCTGAACGAGTAATCAGTAATGATAGCTGTTCCATTACTTCATTTTCTGCGATATCAGCACGAATGGAGTTTGCCTTACAAGCTGTTCTCCCTTTGTTGTGGTGTTGCCCGCAGATATAATAACGATAGGATCTTCCTCCTTCACCCTTGGAAGTTCCCGGAACCATTCCTGTTCCACACATCGGGCATTTGATCAATCCGCTTAATATGTAGGGATCATTTGATCTCTTCGGTTTATAGGATCGCTTTTGGCGAATCTCCTGTACACGTTCCCATTGTTCCAGTTGTATGAGCGGTTGATGTTCACCATCGGCTAAAATGAAGTCTTTGTTGCGCCCTTTTCGTCTTTTTTCATTCCAGTTTTCCAATTTATTAAAGCGGATTTTCCCAATATAAATCGGGTTGCTAAGGATTTCTTTAACTGCATTCACCGCAAATTGGTTACCTTTTTTGGTCCGGTAACCTTTTTCATTAATACGCGACACGATTGCTTTATATCCAAGACCTTGTTCCGCCAGATTGAAGATCTCGCGGACAATCAAGGCTTCGGATTCATTCACCACCAGTGTCTTGCTGACGCTATCATAGCCCAGACATTGACCGCCATTGAATTTACCCAGTTTAGCTCTTTGCGTCATTCCCATTTTGACCCGACCGACAATCGTGTTTCGTTCGAGTTCGGCAAATGACCCCATAATCTGAAAAACCATTTTCCCCATCGGGGTCGAAGTGTCATAGTTATCAATTGCACTTACAAGCTTGATATCATTTCTTTGAAGCTCATCATGGATCTCCAATGCATCTTTAAGGTTGCGGGCAATACGATCCATCTTGTAGACCAATACAACTTCAAATTTCCGCAGTGAGGCATCTTTGAGAAGTTGCTGCATCTTGGGACGTCCGGTGATATTCTTTCCGCTGAATCCTTCATCTACATATTCGTTAACCACGACCATCTTTTGCAATTCCGCATATCGATGGAGTTCTTCCAATTGGGCTTGAATGCTGAAGCCTTCATTAGCTTGTTCTTCGGTACTGACACGAGCATAAATGACTGCTTTCTTTTGTTCCGGCATGGTCGGTGACTCCTTATTCCTTTGGAATTTCATGA contains these protein-coding regions:
- a CDS encoding S1C family serine protease gives rise to the protein MGYYDDHYEPYRQKQKGNRRGTFLAALVGALLGALLVVFSIPVLSTWDVLPYSVTPKESGQTSKEEAVNQPTVRENVSVNVVSQVTKAIDKVSDAVVGVVNIQEANFWSQGGEAGTGSGVIYKIANGKAFIVTNHHVVENASQLEVSLKGGTRVLARLLGSDALTDLAVLEIDAKHVKKVAEFGDSDAVKLGEPVIAIGNPLGLQFAGSVTQGIISGKNRTIEVDLDQDGLPDWNAEVLQTDAAINPGNSGGALVNIEGQVIGINSMKIAQEAVEGIGFSIPINSARPIIADLEKYGQVRRPYIGVELRSLSDISSYHLQETLHLPPNVTEGVAIIQVVPRSPAAQAGLRQFDVIVALDGKKITNVLDLRKYLYTKKTIGDDLTVTFYRDGKKATVTVRLTKESF
- a CDS encoding CxxH/CxxC protein, which produces MHCCLEHVELAIDMYVDNEERAPQIIAIPVDKQTKLCEFCAKQAEYIVGNECF
- the rlmH gene encoding 23S rRNA (pseudouridine(1915)-N(3))-methyltransferase RlmH; the encoded protein is MVLTVGKLKEKYLKQAIDEYVKRLSTYAKIEIMEVADEKAPDHLSRQEMEQIKAKEGERLLARIPHDAYVIALAIEGTMKSSEQFAESLDKLATYGKSKVVFIIGGSLGLHRQVIQRADELLSFSKMTFPHQLMRLILLEQIYRAFRINRGEPYHR
- a CDS encoding recombinase family protein, yielding MPEQKKAVIYARVSTEEQANEGFSIQAQLEELHRYAELQKMVVVNEYVDEGFSGKNITGRPKMQQLLKDASLRKFEVVLVYKMDRIARNLKDALEIHDELQRNDIKLVSAIDNYDTSTPMGKMVFQIMGSFAELERNTIVGRVKMGMTQRAKLGKFNGGQCLGYDSVSKTLVVNESEALIVREIFNLAEQGLGYKAIVSRINEKGYRTKKGNQFAVNAVKEILSNPIYIGKIRFNKLENWNEKRRKGRNKDFILADGEHQPLIQLEQWERVQEIRQKRSYKPKRSNDPYILSGLIKCPMCGTGMVPGTSKGEGGRSYRYYICGQHHNKGRTACKANSIRADIAENEVMEQLSLLITRSGELQHLLAMINEQRINAIQPVLEEKAMIQSKIKQCESKINRLVEELLDGTISKTILTPKLNQLEEDKNQFEHQLTQLDTSLTKADTTPIDYEALRTLLTDLHQTLSVVDADHKKALLRLVIKEIQISKDAPRGIGRRIEKIIYSFDFTDAASQNIFDLIDMLYHEFKDRLSHLKVSGYELVPSESLLKGTPILPLAMIRFTSIDPKCAVNLF